Proteins found in one Lycium ferocissimum isolate CSIRO_LF1 chromosome 6, AGI_CSIRO_Lferr_CH_V1, whole genome shotgun sequence genomic segment:
- the LOC132059086 gene encoding actin-related protein 7-like, with amino-acid sequence MEAVVVDVGSKLLKAGFAIPDQTPSMVIPTQMKRIPEDDEGSMVEEEEVTVDPIERGFIKDWDAMEDLLHHVLYSGLGWEIGNEGQILFTDPLCTPKAIREQLVQLMFETFNISGFYASEQAVLSLYAVGRISGCTVDVGHGKIDIAPVIEGAVHHIASRRLEIGGLDLTKLLADELSKSNPTVKLNISDVEKLKELHACCADDDIAYEKIQQSCEENEYTLPDGQVITIGKEMYTVGEALFQPSILGNDTHGIVEQLVHSISSVSSENHRQLLENTVLCGGTTTIKGFEERFQREATFCSSAVRPSLVKAPEYMPENLTSYSAWIGGAILAKVVFPQNQHITKADYDESGPSVVHRKCF; translated from the exons ATGGAGGCAGTAGTAGTGGACGTTGGTTCTAAATTACTCAAAGCTGGTTTTGCTATTCCAGATCAAACTCCTTCTatg GTAATACCAACACAAATGAAACGAATTCCTGAAGATGATGAAGGTTCCATGGTTGAGGAGGAAGAAGTGACTGTGGATCCCATTGAGAGAGGTTTTATTAAAGATTGGGATGCCATGGAGGACTTGTTGCACCATGTTCTTTATTCTGGTCttggttgggaaattggaaATGAAGGTCAAATTTTGTTCACTGACCCACTCTGCACTCCCAAG GCTATTAGGGAACAATTGGTGCAATTGATGTTTGAAACATTTAACATCTCGGGCTTTTATGCCTCTGAGCAGGCAGTATTGTCGCTTTATGCTGTTGGACGCATATCTGGCTGCACTGTTGATGTTGGTCATGGGAAAATTG ATATTGCACCTGTTATCGAGGGTGCTGTTCATCACATAGCATCAAGAAGGTTGGAAATTGGGGGCTTGGATTTGACAAAGCTGCTAGCAGATGAGCTTAGTAAATCAAATCCAACGGTGAAACTCAATATTTCTGACGTTGAAAAATTGAAAGAGCTACATGCATGCTGTGCTGATGATGATATTGCCTATGAAAAGATTCAACAATCATGCGAGGAAAATGAATATACTCTGCCTGATGGCCAG GTAATCACAATTGGAAAAGAAATGTACACTGTTGGAGAGGCATTGTTTCAACCATCTATATTGGGTAATGATACTCATGGAATAGTTGAGCAGCTTGTTCATAGTATTTCGTCTGTGTCATCTGAAAATCACCGCCAGCTGCTAGAGAACACAGTACTTTGTGGTGGCACTACTACAATAAAAG GATTTGAGGAACGGTTCCAAAGAGAAGCTACATTTTGCTCATCAGCAGTTCGTCCCTCGCTAGTAAAG GCTCCAGAATATATGCCAGAGAACTTGACTTCATATTCAGCATGGATTGGTGGTGCTATACTTGCCAAAGTTGTTTTCCCTCAAAACCAGCACATAACTAAGGCTGATTACGACGAGAGTGGACCTTCTGTTGTTCATCGAAAATGCTTTTAA
- the LOC132060583 gene encoding large ribosomal subunit protein eL38 — LCFQPKQIHEIKDFLLTARRKDARSVKIKKNKDMVKFKVRCSKYLYTLCVSDFEKADKLKQSLPPGLSVQDL, encoded by the exons TTATGTTTTCAGCCGAAGCAAATTCACGAGATCAAGGATTTCCTTCTGACAGCAAGGAGAAAGGATGCACGATCTGTGAAGATCAAGAAGAACAAGGATATGGTTAAGTTCAAGGTTCGCTGCTCCAAGTACCTCTACACGCTCTGTGTCTCCGACTTTGAGAAGGCCGACAAGTTGAAGCAGTCACTTCCTCCAG GATTGAGCGTGCAAGACCTTTGA
- the LOC132059088 gene encoding actin-related protein 7-like: protein MKRIPEDDEGSMVEEEEVTVDPIERGFIKDWDAMEDLLHHVLYSGLGWEIGNEGQILFTDPLCTPKAIREQLVQLMFETFNISALCL, encoded by the exons ATGAAACGAATTCCTGAAGATGATGAAGGTTCCATGGTTGAGGAGGAAGAAGTGACTGTGGATCCCATTGAGAGAGGTTTTATTAAAGATTGGGATGCCATGGAGGACTTGTTGCACCATGTTCTTTATTCTGGTCttggttgggaaattggaaATGAAGGTCAAATTTTGTTCACTGACCCACTCTGCACTCCCAAG GCTATTAGGGAACAATTGGTGCAATTGATGTTTGAAACATTTAACATCTCGGCTTTATGCCTCTGA